In Gossypium hirsutum isolate 1008001.06 chromosome D01, Gossypium_hirsutum_v2.1, whole genome shotgun sequence, the genomic window GATCAAGCAATATCAAACATTCCTAGATCAGACATAGTTACATATTCACCATAAAGACAAACTCTAGCCGTTCAATTTGTCTGATTTAGGATATGGTCCCCTGATTTTTAATGGTGCTGTCTATAGCTAAATAATTTCACTTTATCGAGATAtaacaacaaacaaacaaaggGTGGTGAAAAAGGATAAAATTGTTACCTGGCGTTTAGCCAACTGTTTGAGAAGGGCAGGGGAGGCTGATCTTTCACCACATGGCACAGCCTTGTTAGCGTGGCTTAGATAATTAGAATAGGCTAGAAGTAGGAAAGACAGTGACGTTACATGCTGCATGTTACTCCCTCCTGCTTTGAAGATCAGcccaccttttttttttccatcaagAGAAGAAAAGGGTTAGTTTCTTAATTACCAGAAAACCACCTGGATTCTGCAAAAAAAGCACTTAATTACTAATACAGTTCATCCAGCCTTGTACCACATGTGACAAACCTAATCATTTGCTTCTCTTATTCTTTTTTATAATAGGGTTACTTTTGTCCTTTTTCTCCCGAGATCCTGTGTTTTACGAAAGGAAGGTGAAAGTAAGCATTTTTACCAGGAGAGTATTGAACTTGAGGATGAGTAATCCCAGGCAATATAGAGCAAATAAAACTATCAGCATTTTGCTTGAATGACTCGAAATAGTCAGCTCTTCCCATCAGCACTTCCTGCACATAGACAATACTAATTAACAACTAGATTTGTTTCTTATACGTATGATATACTGAATCCCCTGATATATTACAGCAAAACCCGTAAATCCTAAAGTTATGCACAAAATATTAAATGCATGAATAGAAAGAAATCATGTACATGTTATGGGAATACTTTTAAGAGTAAGAGGTCGTTAACGAAGGAGTCGTCATCAACTTTCAAGAAAAAGCTAAATGTGAAAGATAATGGGGTTAGCATGGTAGGGAACCGTTGCCCCAGACTTTAGGCACATGCATGTAGCAGTAGCTCACAGAATGGGGACCCACGAGAAAACAGATCTCTAAACTAAGATGCTTAGACTTTGATGCCACCTCCAGTTGAGCACAAAATTGGGTTTATGATTGAGGAAACAAGACACCAACCTTGAATCCAGTCCATCAAAGCACAGTTTTAGCCTCTTTTGGCTCCAAATACTTGGTTCttttattatcttaatatttaaagAGAATGTCCAGATTGGGTTGTGAATGCACAAATTATGCTTCACATGGAAAGCCAAATTCTATGCTTAGATACATTTAATCATATACCCCTTTTTTCCATGTCACATAATTATTAATCCATTCCCCCATCTTATCTATTTTATATGTTAGAAATTGGTAGTAGCATTTATTTTATACAAAAAAGAGAGTATCGCAATCTAACTTCTCCTTGGTTTAAAACCTGACCAAATGAAatctaactttctttttttttctcgtGACCTGGATTGATAATAAAGCCAAAACTTCACAGCTTGCGAACTGTTTTCAGTTGCTCTAAAAGAAATCTTAAAAAAGAAGGGGGGTTTGAAAATGGGGAAGAAAACTCCTCCACAAGATGTGAGGCCCACCAAGAAATATGATCAAAGTTATTCCCCAACCACGTGACACCGAGCcacattttctatcaatttttttCTTGCAAGTGAGAAAAACATCCCACATTCCCCAACAAAAAACACAAGACAAGGAGAATAAAACACTGTAAGTAAATAAATGGATAGGCACACAAACATAGAAGAAAACACACTCAatcctaaataataataaaaacattcgTATCATTATAATCATTGAACCTAAACATATATAATCCAGGGATTAATTAAGAGCCtgggtttttttatttgtttaatttatagttttacctTGGAAATGAGGACATTAATCCCAGCATGCTTGTTATCCCATCCAAACTCATTAATGGTATCTCCGGCTCTCAAGACCACCTCGTTTTTAACTATGTATTCTCTGTATGCGCGCTTCCTTGAGGCCTTGTGCAACCAAGCCGCTGCCCAAAGCAATTCGTCCTACAAATATATTTTACCTTATCAGCCAGTCAAAGTGATAATCAAACGGTTCATATTATGTGTGAAAAAGACCTATCTCACCTGGTAGCCATTCACGTCGCAGTAAAAAGGGCAGACTGCAGCGTGCAGGCTGCTGCTGTAGGCACCCCGGTGCTTGTCAGCAAAGTTGAACACCTATAGTAAAATTCCATTTTACCATAAACCACGATAAAATCTAGATTTTATTCTTttgtaatcaaattaaaaatGCCACCTAATTTCTCTACTGAAATACTACCAGAGCAACAACTAAAATTCATTATTAAATTGAGCAATTGACTAAAAACATTCTTGACCCGTGACTCGggtacattttcttttttctttttttttttattgcgacaaggttagaaataaaaaataaacttcaatattttaGTGTCGAATCTTCTAAAGTAAacatttatagtaaaaataataaaaatatataattactaGTGCGAGTGACAGCAACGTACCCTAACGGCTCGATTGAGGAGCAACCTCGAGTAAGCAGGGTCACGTGACCTAAACACAATGGAAGCAGCAGCCAATGCAGCGGCGGTTTCACCTGCCACATCAGAACCAGGGTGCGCATTGTCGATTTTGTACACCGTGCGAAGCGTGTCCATGTCCTCCGGCCTTTCCCAACAGCTATGATCTGAGTACGCATCTCCAACTTGTACATACACCACTCCAGGCTTTGCCGTTGCTTTCAACAGATAATCCGTCGACCACTTCACCGCTTTAACGGCGTTCTTTAACTCCGGCCCCATGTTCCTCCCGAAATCTATGATACTCCAAGCTAATAGAGTCGTGGTAAACGCCATTGGGAACCCAAACTTTACGTTATCTCCGGCGTCGTAGTAACCTCCCGTTAAGTCCACCTGAAAAACAAAATACACATCAAAAGGCATGAACGATTTAACAGGACTTCCTAGTGtcgtaaaaaaggaaaatgtAGGATGTGGGAGAAGAGTAGGTACGCCAGCAGTGGAGCCGTCGCGCAATGCCGAGTCGCGGCGCCATTTGACTCGTTGGTCGGGTGGGAGTTTGCCGGATCTTTGGCCTTCGAAAAAGAGAATGCTCTTGCGGAGAGCATCGTGGTAGTCGTGGACGGCTATGATTGGAGTCGGTAATAGGAGTAAAGCAAGTGAGGAGGCGAGAAGTGCAGGGAAAATCCCCGGAAATGAGAACGATTTTGGCGCCATATTTTCCTTTGGGGAGGGGGTGACTGGGCTAGCTTAGTTGGTTGTTCCTCGTAATGCTTAACTGATACTGCAAACCAAAGGGGGAGGCCAACGTGGTATTTTATACTAAAAAAAGTGGCATCGGATTCCAGAGAGTGCACCATTAGGGATATGCCACGTGGAGAGACATGACTGCCAAAGTTGGGATTCCAATGCTTGACCGGGTTTATTGCGGGTTGAGGTGATTCGGGTCCGGTAAAGCCCATGAGTTGGGCGGTGAAAATGTGAGGGAATAACGGAGGGCACATGTGGACACCACCGCCGTATTAATGATTGACACGTGGAAAGAGGTAAGAGATGTGTGGAAATGGTGCAGcgagtgaaataggggagaagtTTTTGCTGACGAATTGGGGGGCATGTGAGTTTCAGTTGGGAACCGGCAGAGAGAGGAACAGAAAATAAACCAGAGAGTTGTTTTAATTTTGAGGTCACTTATTATAGGTGGCGATGATGTTGCATTAAGATTTGGTGCAACGTGTGATTAATTGGTAGCTAATATCTTGAGAGCAAACAGTAAAATCCTGGCATTTATTTGCTAGCGAGTGTATTAAGTCCTGTAACGGTTTTAAATTTTAGAAGAATTATGAAATGTCCCTAAAAGCAACTCAATAAATTTCGAAAAAGAATGGCTGTGactaattttaatttcataattgcGTAAAGGCGAGCCAAAGCATTCAAACCGCATTGTCCGTGATTGGAAATGTTCATCCCCAAGCCCCAAAGTTTAAAAACTAGAATACAACTTTGTGTGATTGCTTGTTAGATTCCTTTTAATAATGTACACAcacctattttctttttcttcaaataaacACCGGTAAGACTCTAAAAcaaaataatctttaaaaaaaaaactaagttcTTGTATTAAATTCCCGCCACAATAAAATAAGTTAACATTGTAACATCTTATACCCGACTCATTTACTGGATTCGAACACAAGGTCTCATATTGCTTACACACTTAACTAAATTATTCAATCTACTAAAAACTTTACTGAATGTACCTCTCATTTATTAAAATTCCttcataaaataataactttGAATAATACATTTATCGATTGTCATAGAACTTTCAAAGGTAAATTAAAATCTTACATCAATCCACttaaataaacaaacacattGTGGCGGGTACTACTATTTGTCATTGGAAAcatgttttcttttaaaaagggcttctctgtatgcataatattgcCCTCGATCTAAGACCATGGTGCATCCCTAGCTTGGTCCCTCCTGGCGTATAGGTTCCACTCACAGACCTGCAACCCAAAACATGTATATAAGATTCCAAGGAACTTTGTGAGTCTCACTCATATTTACCTTTTTACGAAAATGTAGATTCCTTTAACTCTATGAGTTGGGTTTCCCTCTTAGACTATGGCAGATACAGTTCTAAATCTTGATTGGCGGATAACCATAAGTTAATTTTTGCACTTAACCATCTTATACTCCTTTCACGTTAACTACTTTACACAAGTCCCTTGCAATTGTACTTAGATGCGTTTCTTAGATTACTACCAAGCAGATTCAATTATTAGAAGATTCATTACATACTCTCGCAATTACCAGAATACCTGTTACCTTTATACTTTTCAACCAGCCCATACAAATAGATTTAATGGGGAAACATAACACTTTAATTCTTGTAATATAAATCCAAATGGCTTTCGTATAGTATTCAATAGTTCTCAAGTATGGCAGGCTCTTACACTACCAACATTCCAGATGTCACAAGTTCCTTGTCATGGCAGATCACTATGACAGATTCCACAACTGGTTACTTTGTCGAGTATTCTACTAGAAAATGCCTCGCCATCATATTCAAACATCACACACGGCAGACTAGCATCTCTCCACTTGATCATTACATAATTCATTCCATTGATTTTCAAGATAACAAGCCACAAAGGCTTCCAGAAAGAGGTAGCCACATAGGCTTTCCAGAGaattcgccacaaaggctttttaGAGAATTCGTGTTTATTGTCCCGAAAGTCACTTTCGGTGGATGCCATAGGCTTCTTCCACATGGTCTTATACCTTCTCGCCctcttagtgtaacacccctaacccgtaaccgtcgtcagattagggttataaggcattaTCGGACATAGCACGATTTGACATAATTATTAAACATTCTTTATCATTCAAGATCAATACTACTTTTGTAACCACAACAAATTTAACTATTTACAAACAGATTTAAATATtcaatcataatttaataatcaggattaataataaaatatataataaataaataaacaaactcaATCATTGcacataaaatatttaatcaataGCGTTTATATTAATATGACCAAGcctatttaaataaaatagagtaactAATTACGTTATAATAATCAAGTCACATAGTTACTAAATTTGTTAATTCACCCTTTCGAAAAGAATATACAAgccaaataaaatttcatataatttgaaattatgattagccaagtattatttaccaaaattaaattatacaataaaagtattttatacatattaatgtCAAACCGCACATACatctctttaaaaaaaatgtccaAAATAATTTAACGTGTATTCGGTAATTAGCTTGTCCTATAACCAAATCAGTTTATTCCCAAATGTAAAACAAATATACATGTTCTAATTATACAACCAAAATTCATGTCTTATTAtaagtgttgacaccatttttttgatgaaaaacggggtcgacttgggttttgacgaAAACGAAAAAatcgggagtcgccaccgatcctttttgatgaggtgtgatcggatcacctcaaaaagtggttgtttttaataaacgttttaatttttattaaaacaacaattttgatccacgaaattcagaaaaacgggttcgggagtcggttacgcacgaggaaggattagcaccctcgatacgcccaaaattggtacctagttgattacttaatgtcttagtgtcgaaaaattgaaaactttagagaaatttaaaatacgatccttaaaaaaactCGGATGACATGGATTGAAATTCGAGAGGATATCTGGCTATatggttaaacgagaaatcgaaacccagcaccttagggtacattcctcaaatttccaaacgcaaaacattgccttattttgaaatttttaaaaggatatttagccatttggttgaatgagaaaaatcgacacccagcaccttagggcatgttttctcgaatttccaaacgcaaaacattgccttattttagaatttttttaaaaggatattaagccatttggttgaacgagaaaaatcgacacccagcaccttagggcatgttttctcgaatttcccaaaCGCTAAATATTGCCTCAATTagaaatattttccttttttttgaaatatgatatttatatgcataatggaataataaacatgataatgtgaataaaaaatgaacaaaaacgaataataaaataaatcaatcatgcatataccatagcaaataaataaataaataaactaaagcataaaatgggcataaaaataaatacataaatgaacataaaaataaaagaagatatatgaaaattataaattatgaaaaatatatatgtacatataagggaaaaatatatgtatatgtgcattataatatatataagtaaatatgtacatatatacgtatataactatcataaaatataaaaagtatgtatataagtatatatataaaaatataaaagatatactcctatatatataaaagcaataataataataataatagtaataataatatgaaatttattaagaaaataaacaaaataacaaaaggattaGATTAAACGTTAAAACAAGATTCGGGGCTCAAAACGCAAATAAACAAAAGAGGAAGGACTACTCTGAAAACGCGCGAGACATGGAGGgactaaaaagaaaatttgtccTTCTCCTTTAAAACGACGTAGTTTCAGAAGGGACTAATATTGAAAACGCAATAAATTAACggggtaaaattaaaaatataaaaaaaacctgATTTAGAAGAATTAAACGGTGGAAGGACCAATTATACCAATTAACGGGGTCAGGTCGACGCGCGGGTCAGAGGAaccttaaacggcgccgtttggagGGCCTTATATAAGCCAAAGCTCTTAAAAAAAAccatttctcttttgtttttttaaaaaaagggttcTGTTCTCTGTTTTCTGTCTGGGTATTCCCAGAATCCGGCTAGGAGACTGCCGCACCGTCGTCGTGCCGATAGcacgccggccaccgtacacagTGGCTAGAAAGGctaaaaggtaaattttttgttttcgttttttggcaaatgtatattttttatatatatatatttaaatatatgtatatatatataaaaagaacagATGCAAAAAAAGAGATGTGAAAAAAGAAACCTTGAAACTTgcttttttatttctcttaaagTTCTTgtatcaaaatctaaaaaaaacctGATTACAGTGAAAAAAAACCCCctttttacaaaaacaaaaagatcAGTTCTCCCCCCATTACAAAAATGGTTTTCAATGGCTTAATATAaccatttacaatttttattatttttgttttctgtcttttctttttcaattttgcaAGTGCAAGTGGAGCGGCGACGGTGACTGACGTGCGGAGGTGGCAGTGGCTAGGGGTAGGGTGCGGCACCAGAAGACCAAGAGTCAAAGCATGTGGCGCTAGGGTTTTAGAGACTAAAACCCTAGTCTGAATTTGGTATTTGGGCCTAAGTCTATTGGGCCGTTCGGGTTTGAGGCTTAATTGTTTTGGGCTGAGGGTTAATGGGTTAGGCTAGTTGGGTCTGGTTCTGTTTGGATTTGTTTTTGGGTTTGCCTGGGCCCCGGGCAAATtgggctgtacagctgcccctctttgctcgttgtcatgtaacgataacagagcaaagactaagaaagaccaattttgcccggtctcgccgagtctCGACTTCTTTTGACGCTTCTCTTCTTCAGGTAGCCTCATTCAGTCCATTGTGCCTTGTCGCGTTGATCCATTCCATTACACTTCAGAAAGAtacgacttgtagcttcaatccatTATGCTGTAAATTCAGGGGGACGAGATTCATGGCTTTAGTCTGTTCCACTGcgtcaggaagataagacttgctatGATAGTTTTAATCCGATCTACTGCAACTTGAAAGAGATAAGATCTATCATCTCCAATctgtttaactgcaatgtcgaggaagtaagattcaccgtcatagcttcaatctatttaattGCAATGTCAAGGAAACAAAAttcaccgttgtagcttcaatctgttccgctgcacCACCTGGAAAGTAAGATTCACCTTAGTAGCTTCAATATTTTGAATTGCAATGTTGGAGAAGTGAGATTCGccatcgtagcttcaatctgttccactgcatcacTCGGGAAATGAGATTTgccgttgtgacttcaatcttttgaattgcaatgtcgggaaagtgagattcgccgtcgtagcttcaatttgttccgctgcatcgcctaggaaataagattcgccattgtggcttcgatcttttaaactgcaatgtcgggaaaatgagattcgccgtcgtagcttcaatctgttccgctgcattGCCTAGGaaataagattcaccgttgtggcttcgatctttttAAACTACAATGTCTTAGAAGTGAGATTCACCGTCGTAGCTCCAATTTGTTCCGCTGCATCGTCTGGGAGAAaaattcaccgttgtggcttcgatATTttgaattgcaatgtcggggaagcaagattcgctgttgtagcttcaatttgttccactgcaTCACCTAGAAGTAAGATTCACcttgtggcttcgatcttttaaactattccactactgcttaaggtgattggactaatggcttaaatctgcttctccactgtattgggaagataagattcaccatcttcgatctccTCCGCTGCTGGATACAAGAAGATAatatctgctaccttcgatctcctccgctgccaaatacaggaagacaatatctgctatcttcgatctcctcTGCTGccaaatataggaagacaagatctgccatctttgatctcctccgctgccaaatacaggaagacaagatctgctatcttcgatctcctccacagccaaatacaggaagacaagatctgctatcttcgatctctttcgctgccaaatacagtaaGATAAGATCGGCTATCTTCGATCTCCTTCACTAccaaatacaggaagataagatctgctattttcgatctcctccgctgccaaatacaagaagataagatctgccatcttcgatctcttccgctgccaaatacaggaagataagatctactatcttcgatctcctTCGCTACCAAATACAgcaagacaagatctgctatcttcgatctcttccgctgccaaatacaggaaaacaagatctgctatcttcgatctcctcCACTgcccaaatacaggaagacaagatctactatctttgatctactccgctgccaaatacaggaagacaagatttgctatctttgatctactctactgccaaatacaggaagataagatctgctatcttcgatctactccgctaggaagacaagatctgctatcttcgatctcttCCACTGCCCAAATACAgtaagacaagatctgctatcttcgatctcctcagctgccaaatacaggaagacaagatctgctatctttgatctactccgctgccaaatacaggaagataagatctgctatcttctatctcctccgctgccaaatacaggaacacaagatctgctatctttgatctactccgctgccaaatacaggaagataagatctgct contains:
- the LOC107920906 gene encoding endoglucanase 8-like precursor translates to MAPKSFSFPGIFPALLASSLALLLLPTPIIAVHDYHDALRKSILFFEGQRSGKLPPDQRVKWRRDSALRDGSTAGVDLTGGYYDAGDNVKFGFPMAFTTTLLAWSIIDFGRNMGPELKNAVKAVKWSTDYLLKATAKPGVVYVQVGDAYSDHSCWERPEDMDTLRTVYKIDNAHPGSDVAGETAAALAAASIVFRSRDPAYSRLLLNRAVRVFNFADKHRGAYSSSLHAAVCPFYCDVNGYQDELLWAAAWLHKASRKRAYREYIVKNEVVLRAGDTINEFGWDNKHAGINVLISKEVLMGRADYFESFKQNADSFICSILPGITHPQVQYSPGGLIFKAGGSNMQHVTSLSFLLLAYSNYLSHANKAVPCGERSASPALLKQLAKRQVNYILGDNPLGMSYMVGYGSRFPQRIHHRGSSLPSVAAHPARIGCKAGSRYYLSPSPNPNLLLGAVVGGPNVSDAFPDSRPYFQESEPTTYINAPLVGLLAFFSAHP